A portion of the Flavobacterium limnophilum genome contains these proteins:
- a CDS encoding type II toxin-antitoxin system RelE/ParE family toxin: MDKYVIEILFWAEQDLNEIGIYYKNLSNELGDKFYNEVRKVIESLKVNPFHQTDFGDIRKIPVQKFPYKVFFKVDEENKIVYIEAIISDYLLPFLAKIK, from the coding sequence ATGGATAAATATGTCATTGAAATACTTTTTTGGGCTGAACAAGATTTGAATGAAATAGGAATTTATTATAAAAATTTATCTAATGAATTAGGAGATAAATTTTATAATGAAGTCAGAAAAGTAATTGAATCTTTGAAAGTAAATCCTTTTCATCAAACTGATTTCGGTGATATAAGAAAAATACCTGTGCAAAAATTTCCTTATAAAGTATTTTTCAAAGTAGATGAAGAAAATAAAATTGTTTATATTGAAGCAATAATTAGCGACTATTTATTACCTTTTTTGGCTAAAATTAAATAA
- the folB gene encoding dihydroneopterin aldolase — translation MGIIKLKNIRTYSYHGCLIEEGKIGSDYSVDLEVKTDLRKSALSDNLEDTVDYVLLNRIVEEEMAIRSQLLEHVAHRIIKRIFDEVASISRITLGVSKLNPPIGGDVEAVTIEMEEYRN, via the coding sequence ATGGGAATTATAAAACTAAAGAATATCCGAACTTACTCTTATCACGGTTGTTTAATCGAAGAAGGAAAAATTGGTTCTGATTATTCGGTTGACTTGGAAGTAAAAACCGATTTACGTAAATCGGCACTCTCCGATAATCTGGAAGATACGGTGGATTATGTGCTTTTGAACCGCATTGTCGAGGAAGAAATGGCTATCAGATCACAACTTTTGGAACACGTTGCCCACCGAATTATCAAAAGAATTTTCGACGAAGTCGCTTCCATTTCGAGAATTACACTAGGGGTTTCAAAATTAAATCCTCCTATTGGCGGTGATGTTGAAGCAGTTACCATAGAAATGGAGGAATATCGAAATTAA